A region from the Microthrixaceae bacterium genome encodes:
- the trxA gene encoding thioredoxin codes for MTVELTAANFQDAIEGEGIVLIDWWAEWCGPCRMFAPVFEASATNHPDITFAKIDTEAEPELAGMASIQSIPTLMAFRDGILVFRQSGALPAAALEDLISQVRGLDMDEVRAQAQPS; via the coding sequence ATGACCGTGGAACTGACCGCCGCCAACTTCCAGGACGCCATCGAGGGCGAAGGCATAGTGCTCATCGACTGGTGGGCCGAGTGGTGCGGGCCGTGCCGCATGTTCGCCCCCGTGTTCGAGGCATCGGCCACCAACCACCCCGACATCACCTTCGCCAAGATCGATACCGAAGCCGAGCCCGAACTGGCGGGCATGGCTTCGATCCAATCCATCCCCACCCTGATGGCCTTTCGTGACGGGATCTTGGTGTTTCGTCAGTCCGGAGCCCTGCCCGCGGCGGCGCTGGAAGACCTGATCTCCCAGGTCCGCGGCCTCGACATGGACGAGGTGAGAGCGCAGGCCCAACCGTCCTGA
- a CDS encoding alpha-glucosidase: MTEPVRSSSGEPWWKSTVIYQIYPRSFADSNGDGLGDLQGVIDHLDHIVDLGVGTIWLSPFFSSPQEDYGYDISDYCDVAPEYGTLDTAQRLIDEAHERGLRVMLDLVINHTSDQHPWFAQSRASRSNDKSDWYIWRDGRGKGGRKPPNNWRSVMEVKTAWQWGPDRQQWYLATFLPFQPDLNLRNPEVKEAAFDAVRFWLGRGVDGFRLDIFGYVMKDRHFRDNPFKPVVDGNQTRLWQRPFTENTEDNFGFARELRAVVDEFADGDGVERVLLGEVFGTPDTLRRYLGDGDGLHLVFLFDFLAYSYDADFFRSRIEAYEKEFPPPLQPTYVLENHDRSRLIDRVGGDEAKARTLAVLLCTLRGVPTIYQGQEIAMANTPMRLREARDPIARSFFWWVPEAVLQRLPERLNRDEVRTPMQWSGEANAGFTTAEAVPWLPVHPGYRASNVAAQDEVEGSMLELYRALLALRAERPSLHAGTLSLRHADPAWPDVLVYERNDELEVTVVAINFGAVAATVPIPVGSQVLCATDPAVVVSAGSVHIPGHCAVVLDPKQS; this comes from the coding sequence ATGACCGAACCGGTGCGCAGTTCCAGTGGTGAGCCATGGTGGAAGTCGACCGTCATCTACCAGATCTACCCACGATCCTTCGCCGACTCCAACGGCGACGGCCTGGGTGACCTCCAAGGTGTGATCGACCACCTCGACCACATCGTCGACCTGGGGGTGGGCACCATCTGGCTGAGCCCGTTCTTCTCCAGTCCCCAAGAGGACTACGGCTACGACATCTCCGACTACTGCGATGTCGCCCCCGAGTACGGCACCCTCGACACCGCCCAGCGCCTCATCGACGAAGCCCACGAGCGAGGCCTGCGGGTCATGCTCGACCTGGTCATCAACCACACGTCGGACCAACACCCGTGGTTCGCCCAGAGCCGGGCCAGCCGCTCCAACGACAAGTCGGACTGGTACATCTGGCGTGACGGTCGCGGAAAGGGTGGGCGCAAACCGCCCAACAACTGGCGCTCGGTGATGGAGGTCAAGACGGCGTGGCAGTGGGGCCCCGATCGTCAGCAGTGGTACCTGGCCACCTTCTTGCCGTTCCAGCCCGACCTGAACCTGCGCAACCCTGAGGTCAAGGAGGCGGCATTCGACGCCGTGCGATTCTGGCTGGGAAGAGGGGTCGACGGCTTCCGGCTCGACATCTTCGGCTATGTCATGAAGGACCGCCACTTCCGGGACAACCCGTTCAAGCCGGTGGTCGACGGCAACCAGACCCGGCTGTGGCAGCGCCCGTTCACCGAGAACACCGAGGACAACTTCGGCTTCGCCCGCGAGCTGAGGGCCGTGGTCGACGAGTTCGCCGACGGCGATGGCGTCGAACGGGTGCTGCTCGGTGAGGTGTTCGGAACCCCCGACACGCTGCGCCGGTACCTGGGCGATGGTGACGGCCTCCACCTGGTGTTCCTGTTCGACTTCTTGGCCTACAGCTACGACGCCGACTTCTTCCGGTCCCGTATCGAGGCCTACGAGAAGGAGTTCCCGCCGCCGCTCCAACCCACCTACGTCCTGGAGAACCACGACCGCAGCCGCTTGATCGACCGGGTCGGAGGAGACGAGGCCAAGGCCCGCACCCTCGCTGTGTTGTTGTGCACGCTGCGAGGTGTGCCCACCATCTACCAGGGCCAGGAGATCGCCATGGCCAACACGCCGATGCGGCTACGAGAGGCTCGGGATCCCATCGCCCGGTCGTTCTTCTGGTGGGTTCCCGAAGCCGTTCTCCAACGGTTGCCCGAACGGCTCAACCGCGACGAGGTCCGCACCCCCATGCAGTGGAGCGGTGAGGCCAACGCTGGCTTCACCACCGCCGAGGCCGTGCCGTGGCTGCCGGTGCACCCGGGCTATCGGGCCAGCAACGTGGCCGCCCAGGACGAGGTCGAGGGGTCGATGCTGGAGCTCTACCGGGCTCTGTTGGCGTTGCGCGCCGAACGCCCGAGCCTGCACGCTGGAACCCTGTCGCTGCGGCATGCGGACCCGGCGTGGCCCGACGTTTTGGTCTACGAGCGAAACGACGAGCTCGAGGTGACGGTGGTGGCCATCAACTTCGGGGCCGTGGCCGCAACGGTGCCGATCCCGGTGGGGAGCCAGGTGCTGTGTGCCACCGACCCAGCCGTGGTGGTGTCGGCTGGGAGCGTTCACATCCCTGGCCATTGTGCCGTGGTCCTGGATCCGAAACAGTCGTGA
- a CDS encoding multicopper oxidase domain-containing protein — protein sequence MSTDTLSNAPTSAPPPTSSPQDKRDNWVVVAVAIAAFSMVAAIVAVGIGISKSGDGGGGGGGASSGPVTIDVELGDLYIKPGKIEVPAGAEITFKVTNKGAMPHDFTVNGEIGTKMLDPGASETIVVPGLQADTLAWCTVAGHRDAGMEAAITVTGGSGGGGGGGTAGSAEEAAATGAEIDFAATPAADWKPFDNKLQPAPGGTEHKIEMSAEETVLEVAPGVTQEMWTFNKQFPGPVLRGKVGDIFTITLTNNGKMGHSVDFHASKVAWNDEMRTIEPGESLVYQYEAKHAGMWMYHCGTSPALHHIGNGMFGGIIIDPPNLPPVDAEYIFVQSELYTGPMDGPGDLKKMQNEAWDAVVFNGYVNQYATAESYIRVEPGQRIRAWVLDAGPSENSAFHIVGTIFDTVFKEGTLLLSPDGRQGGAQALDLQPSQGGYVEFTFDEAGLYLIVTHKFANVGKGALGIFQAGDVEATGGGH from the coding sequence ATGTCCACCGACACCCTTTCCAATGCGCCCACTTCGGCGCCACCACCCACCAGCAGTCCCCAAGACAAGCGAGACAACTGGGTGGTGGTGGCAGTGGCCATCGCCGCCTTCAGCATGGTCGCGGCCATCGTGGCCGTCGGCATCGGCATCTCCAAGTCCGGTGACGGCGGTGGTGGCGGCGGTGGGGCGTCCAGCGGCCCCGTCACCATCGACGTCGAACTGGGCGACCTCTACATCAAGCCCGGCAAGATCGAGGTACCGGCCGGTGCCGAGATCACCTTCAAGGTGACCAACAAGGGCGCCATGCCCCACGACTTCACCGTGAACGGAGAGATCGGCACCAAGATGCTCGACCCCGGTGCCAGCGAGACCATCGTGGTCCCAGGGCTCCAGGCCGACACCCTGGCTTGGTGCACGGTCGCCGGTCACCGTGATGCCGGCATGGAAGCCGCTATCACCGTCACCGGCGGCTCCGGAGGTGGAGGTGGCGGCGGCACCGCAGGTAGCGCCGAAGAGGCCGCGGCCACCGGCGCCGAGATCGACTTCGCCGCAACCCCAGCCGCCGACTGGAAGCCGTTCGACAACAAGCTCCAGCCCGCCCCCGGAGGCACCGAGCACAAGATCGAGATGTCGGCCGAGGAGACGGTCTTGGAGGTCGCCCCTGGCGTCACCCAGGAGATGTGGACCTTCAACAAGCAGTTCCCCGGACCCGTGCTGCGAGGCAAGGTGGGTGACATCTTCACCATCACCCTCACCAACAACGGCAAGATGGGTCACTCGGTCGACTTCCACGCATCGAAGGTGGCCTGGAACGACGAGATGCGCACCATCGAGCCGGGCGAGAGCCTGGTGTACCAGTACGAGGCCAAGCACGCCGGCATGTGGATGTACCACTGCGGGACGTCACCGGCCCTGCACCACATCGGCAACGGCATGTTCGGCGGGATCATCATCGATCCGCCCAACCTGCCCCCCGTCGACGCCGAGTACATCTTCGTCCAGTCAGAGCTCTACACCGGCCCCATGGACGGGCCTGGAGACCTGAAGAAGATGCAGAACGAGGCCTGGGACGCCGTGGTCTTCAACGGCTACGTGAACCAGTACGCCACCGCCGAGTCCTACATCCGGGTCGAGCCCGGCCAGCGGATCCGGGCTTGGGTCCTCGACGCCGGTCCCAGTGAGAACAGCGCCTTCCACATCGTGGGAACCATCTTCGACACGGTGTTCAAGGAGGGCACGCTCCTGCTGAGTCCCGACGGCCGCCAGGGCGGAGCGCAGGCCCTGGACCTGCAACCGTCACAGGGTGGGTACGTGGAGTTCACCTTCGACGAGGCTGGCCTGTACCTGATCGTCACCCACAAGTTCGCCAACGTCGGCAAGGGTGCCCTGGGCATCTTCCAGGCCGGTGACGTGGAGGCCACCGGGGGCGGTCACTGA
- a CDS encoding wax ester/triacylglycerol synthase family O-acyltransferase → MTPSPPRVAAEPHVSDADAFAFRMERDRVLRSTIVAIAVLDRSPDWDHLRRRVDRATRLVPSFRQRIAPSPFNLASPRWITDPDFDLDRHLNRVKMDEGSDLAQVLSLIHNIEEVAFDLDHPPWEITLLDGLAGGRTALVLKVHHALTDGIGGIQIAGHVVDLDRTPVEMDLPPAPLPGRHGGMADLAEAVGHDLARIADAGKMVALHAPATIASSITNPIGTAQEVARTAGSLYRLVRPVVATRSSLMTRRGLDRNFHHLDVPLHPLRAAAARVDGSLNDAFMAGVAGGFRLYHDRHLVLTNTLRFTMPVSLRLDDDGPGGNHISLVRFDLPVCGADPEHRMRQIGAACRAERREPSLQFSNQVAAALNMLPVGFVGAMLKHVDVVATNVPGFTDHVYVSGARLEAFYPFAPTLGTAANVALMSYGDTCHIGLNTDRDAVPDPELLLRCLRESFDELVALG, encoded by the coding sequence ATGACTCCCTCCCCGCCTCGGGTTGCGGCCGAGCCCCATGTGAGCGACGCCGACGCCTTCGCTTTCCGTATGGAGCGAGACCGGGTGTTGCGCTCCACCATCGTGGCCATCGCGGTGCTGGATCGGTCACCGGACTGGGACCACCTCCGCCGCAGGGTCGACCGGGCCACCCGCCTGGTCCCCTCGTTCCGTCAGCGAATCGCCCCATCTCCGTTCAACCTGGCGTCTCCCCGCTGGATCACCGACCCGGACTTCGATCTCGACCGCCACCTGAATCGGGTGAAGATGGACGAAGGCAGCGACCTAGCCCAGGTGCTGTCACTGATCCACAACATCGAGGAGGTGGCCTTCGACCTCGACCACCCGCCGTGGGAGATAACCCTGCTCGACGGGCTAGCCGGGGGTCGAACCGCGCTGGTGCTAAAGGTGCATCACGCCCTCACCGATGGCATCGGGGGAATCCAGATCGCCGGCCACGTTGTCGACCTCGATCGCACCCCCGTCGAGATGGACCTGCCGCCCGCACCGCTGCCGGGACGCCACGGAGGCATGGCCGATCTAGCCGAGGCGGTCGGTCACGACCTGGCCCGCATCGCCGATGCCGGGAAGATGGTGGCGTTGCACGCTCCGGCCACCATCGCCTCGTCGATCACCAACCCCATCGGCACCGCCCAGGAGGTTGCTCGCACCGCCGGTTCCCTCTACCGCCTGGTGCGTCCCGTCGTCGCCACCCGATCGTCGTTGATGACCAGACGGGGCTTGGATCGCAACTTCCACCACCTCGACGTCCCGCTGCACCCGTTGCGAGCGGCCGCGGCCCGCGTGGACGGGAGCCTCAACGATGCCTTCATGGCTGGCGTGGCCGGAGGGTTCCGCCTCTACCACGACCGTCACCTCGTACTGACCAACACGTTGCGCTTCACCATGCCGGTGAGTCTGAGGTTGGACGACGACGGCCCTGGCGGCAACCACATCTCCCTGGTCCGCTTCGACCTTCCCGTGTGCGGCGCCGACCCCGAGCACCGGATGCGCCAGATCGGAGCGGCGTGCCGGGCCGAACGTCGCGAGCCTTCGCTCCAGTTCAGCAACCAGGTCGCTGCCGCGCTCAACATGTTGCCGGTCGGGTTCGTGGGGGCCATGCTCAAGCACGTGGACGTGGTGGCCACCAACGTCCCGGGCTTCACCGACCACGTCTACGTGTCGGGAGCCCGCCTGGAAGCGTTCTACCCGTTTGCCCCCACCCTCGGCACTGCCGCCAACGTGGCCCTCATGTCCTATGGCGACACCTGCCACATCGGCCTGAACACGGACAGGGACGCGGTTCCCGATCCCGAACTCTTGCTGCGTTGCCTGCGAGAGTCCTTCGACGAGTTGGTGGCGCTGGGTTAG
- a CDS encoding ABC transporter ATP-binding protein, with product MTDKPAVRPPEEARRPAGPAFGSAGVPLERSKDLKGSTARLATLMRPERVGVGAVVVLTTVSVVLLVLAPNRLGQATNVIVTGLMSGTGIDFSKMHGILLGVLAMYVTATVLSYIQAWVLAGVVQRAMFRLRGDVEDKLNRIPLSWIDSQPRGDLLSRVTNDIDNLAQSLQQTLSQILNSSLTMVGVLIMMVTIDPLLAVATLITVPLSIFTMKAITKRSKLRFVEQWKHTGALNAQVEEVFTGHSLVKVFGRQDDVEARFNAKNDELFGAAFGAQFISGIIQPAMMFFGNLNYVAIALLGGLRVSSGQMSIGDIQAFIQYSRSFSQPLTHLASMINVMQSGIASAERVFELLDAPEEHDEAVVDLGGREVGGLVEFRDIAFSYDQAKPLIEDLSLRAEPGHTVAIVGPTGAGKTTLVNLLMRFYDLDAGAITIDGVDISQMARADLRSSMGMVLQDTWLFGGTIRDNIAYGNLDATEDEVLAAARAAYVDRFVHSLPDGYDTVIDEEGSSVSAGEKQLLTIARAFLANPRILILDEATSSVDTRTEVLIQRAMAALRSDRTSFVIAHRLSTIRDADTILVMEAGRIVEQGSHDELLAADGAYARLYNAQFEAPAVELDTDVA from the coding sequence ATGACCGACAAGCCCGCCGTGCGCCCGCCCGAAGAAGCTCGCCGCCCGGCCGGGCCCGCCTTCGGTTCGGCTGGTGTGCCGCTGGAACGGTCCAAGGACCTGAAGGGCTCCACCGCCCGGCTGGCCACGTTGATGAGGCCCGAGCGGGTCGGTGTGGGCGCGGTGGTGGTCCTCACCACCGTGAGCGTCGTGTTGTTGGTGTTGGCTCCCAACCGACTGGGTCAGGCCACCAACGTGATCGTCACGGGCCTGATGAGCGGCACGGGCATCGACTTCTCCAAGATGCACGGGATCCTGCTCGGGGTCCTGGCCATGTACGTCACGGCCACGGTGCTGTCCTACATCCAGGCGTGGGTGTTGGCCGGGGTGGTCCAACGGGCCATGTTCCGCCTCCGGGGCGACGTCGAGGACAAGCTCAACCGGATACCGCTGAGCTGGATCGACTCCCAACCCCGCGGCGACCTGTTGAGCCGGGTCACCAACGACATCGACAACCTGGCCCAGAGCCTCCAGCAGACCCTGAGCCAGATCCTGAACTCGTCGCTGACCATGGTCGGCGTGTTGATCATGATGGTCACCATCGATCCGCTGTTGGCGGTGGCCACGCTGATCACCGTGCCGCTGTCGATCTTCACCATGAAGGCCATCACCAAGCGGTCCAAGCTGCGGTTCGTGGAGCAGTGGAAGCACACCGGGGCCCTCAACGCCCAGGTCGAAGAGGTGTTCACCGGTCACTCGCTGGTGAAGGTGTTCGGCCGTCAAGACGACGTCGAAGCTCGGTTCAACGCCAAGAACGACGAGCTGTTCGGTGCCGCCTTCGGAGCCCAGTTCATCTCGGGGATCATCCAGCCGGCGATGATGTTCTTCGGCAACTTGAACTACGTGGCCATCGCCCTGCTCGGCGGCCTGCGCGTGTCATCGGGTCAGATGTCGATCGGTGACATCCAGGCCTTCATCCAGTACTCCCGGTCCTTCAGCCAGCCCCTCACCCACCTGGCGTCGATGATCAACGTGATGCAGTCGGGTATCGCCTCGGCCGAGCGGGTCTTCGAACTGCTCGACGCCCCCGAGGAACACGACGAGGCGGTGGTGGATCTCGGAGGCCGAGAGGTAGGCGGCCTGGTCGAGTTCCGTGACATCGCCTTCTCCTACGACCAGGCCAAGCCGTTGATCGAGGACCTCTCGCTGCGGGCCGAGCCCGGTCACACCGTGGCCATCGTCGGTCCCACCGGTGCCGGCAAGACCACCCTGGTCAACCTGTTGATGCGCTTCTACGACCTCGACGCCGGGGCCATAACCATCGACGGTGTGGACATCTCGCAGATGGCCCGTGCCGACCTCCGTTCCAGCATGGGGATGGTCCTCCAGGACACGTGGCTGTTCGGTGGAACCATTCGGGACAACATCGCCTACGGCAACCTCGATGCCACCGAGGACGAGGTGCTGGCCGCGGCACGAGCCGCCTACGTGGACCGCTTCGTCCACTCGCTGCCCGACGGCTACGACACCGTCATCGACGAGGAGGGCTCGTCGGTCAGCGCCGGAGAGAAGCAGCTCCTCACCATCGCCCGGGCGTTCCTGGCCAACCCGCGGATCTTGATCCTCGACGAGGCCACCAGTTCGGTGGATACCCGCACCGAGGTGTTGATCCAGCGGGCCATGGCGGCCTTGCGCAGCGACCGGACCAGCTTCGTGATCGCCCACCGGTTGTCCACCATTCGTGATGCCGACACGATCCTGGTGATGGAGGCTGGTCGAATCGTGGAGCAGGGCTCCCACGACGAACTGCTGGCCGCGGATGGCGCTTACGCCCGGTTGTACAACGCCCAGTTCGAAGCGCCGGCGGTGGAGTTGGACACCGACGTGGCCTGA
- a CDS encoding NAD-dependent succinate-semialdehyde dehydrogenase, with protein MTDIEVVDPSTEEPFASVVDVEVAGASAAVDSAAAAFPEWSDTAPRVRSTVLRRAFELMVERSDELAETIVRENGKPIAEARGEVAYAAEFFRWFSEEAVRLHGSVVRAPGGGGHQVVMLQPVGVSYLITPWNFPAAMLTRKVGPALAAGCTVVAKPAAQTPLTAVALEAILHQALDEVGAPSGVVNLIPTVDARGVTAAVLGDPRVRKLSFTGSTEVGRVLLAQAAQRVVNCSMELGGNAPFLVFADADLDLAVEGAMVAKLRHNGETCTAANRFLVEAPVAGEFARRLAVAMGSLPVGPGLDPATRLGPLIDEAGRAKVERLVQAGVDGGARVLTGGGRPAHLRRGWYHEATVLSEVPADSPLLSEEVFGPVASISPFEPGEDVVARANGVEHGLIAYVFTGDLGRGMAVAEQLEAGMVGINKGVVSDPAAPFGGVKQSGLGREGGHEGLLAYTETKYVAVDWG; from the coding sequence ATGACTGACATCGAGGTCGTCGATCCGAGCACCGAGGAGCCCTTTGCGTCCGTGGTCGACGTGGAGGTGGCGGGCGCTTCTGCCGCAGTCGACTCCGCCGCCGCAGCCTTTCCCGAATGGAGCGACACCGCTCCTCGGGTTCGTTCCACAGTTTTGCGCCGGGCCTTCGAGTTGATGGTCGAGCGCAGCGACGAGCTGGCCGAGACCATCGTCCGGGAGAACGGCAAACCCATCGCCGAGGCTCGGGGTGAGGTGGCCTACGCCGCTGAGTTCTTCCGCTGGTTCTCCGAGGAAGCGGTTCGTCTCCACGGTTCGGTCGTACGGGCCCCGGGCGGCGGTGGCCACCAGGTGGTCATGCTGCAACCGGTGGGGGTCAGCTACCTGATCACCCCGTGGAACTTCCCGGCCGCCATGCTCACCCGGAAGGTGGGGCCGGCCCTGGCCGCCGGCTGCACGGTGGTGGCCAAGCCTGCCGCTCAGACGCCGTTGACCGCGGTGGCGTTGGAGGCCATTCTGCACCAGGCTCTCGACGAGGTCGGTGCCCCCTCGGGCGTGGTCAACCTGATCCCCACCGTCGATGCCCGGGGTGTCACCGCCGCGGTGCTGGGCGATCCAAGAGTGCGCAAGCTCTCCTTCACCGGCTCGACCGAGGTGGGCCGGGTGTTGTTGGCCCAGGCAGCCCAGAGGGTGGTGAACTGCTCGATGGAGCTGGGAGGTAACGCGCCGTTCTTGGTCTTCGCCGATGCCGACTTGGACCTGGCCGTCGAGGGGGCGATGGTGGCCAAGCTTCGTCACAACGGCGAGACCTGCACGGCCGCCAACCGGTTCCTGGTGGAAGCCCCGGTGGCCGGCGAGTTCGCCCGTCGCCTGGCGGTGGCCATGGGCTCGTTGCCCGTGGGGCCGGGTCTGGATCCGGCCACCCGTCTCGGCCCGCTGATCGACGAGGCCGGCCGAGCCAAGGTGGAACGCCTGGTGCAAGCCGGTGTCGATGGCGGGGCCCGGGTGCTCACCGGCGGCGGTAGACCGGCTCACCTTCGACGCGGGTGGTACCACGAGGCCACGGTGCTGTCGGAGGTGCCGGCGGATTCGCCTCTGCTGTCTGAAGAGGTGTTCGGTCCGGTGGCATCGATCAGCCCGTTCGAACCGGGTGAGGATGTGGTGGCCCGAGCCAACGGCGTGGAGCACGGTCTCATTGCCTACGTCTTCACCGGCGACCTCGGGCGGGGGATGGCGGTGGCCGAACAACTCGAGGCCGGCATGGTCGGGATCAACAAGGGCGTGGTGTCGGATCCTGCTGCTCCTTTCGGTGGGGTCAAGCAGTCCGGGCTCGGCCGTGAAGGTGGCCATGAGGGGCTGTTGGCCTACACGGAGACCAAGTACGTCGCCGTCGACTGGGGCTGA
- a CDS encoding TlpA family protein disulfide reductase — MSASTRPKASTFSAVVVVVVSLLGMSLLAACGGGGGGTDYAVADLRTGEPVSVADLAGEPVLLVSWATWCRECDEELAGLQEFAESDSADGIRIVAVNLDAADVEDEIDAKIAKHGLEVELWRDRRNEFKRTFSALGVPTTVLLDPEGEVVGTFPGAIDFDDEEVLAALDEVRA; from the coding sequence ATGAGTGCCTCGACTCGGCCCAAGGCCTCGACTTTCAGCGCCGTGGTGGTCGTGGTCGTTTCGCTACTGGGCATGTCGCTTCTGGCTGCATGTGGCGGCGGGGGTGGTGGTACCGACTACGCGGTGGCCGACCTGAGAACCGGAGAGCCGGTGTCGGTCGCCGATCTGGCTGGCGAACCGGTCCTGCTGGTGAGTTGGGCCACGTGGTGTCGTGAGTGCGACGAGGAGTTGGCCGGGCTTCAGGAGTTCGCCGAGTCGGATTCCGCCGACGGGATCCGGATCGTGGCGGTCAACCTCGACGCCGCCGACGTGGAAGACGAGATCGACGCCAAGATCGCCAAGCACGGCCTCGAAGTCGAGCTGTGGCGAGACCGGCGCAACGAGTTCAAGCGCACGTTCAGCGCCCTGGGAGTCCCGACCACGGTGTTGTTGGACCCCGAGGGAGAGGTGGTCGGCACCTTCCCGGGTGCTATCGACTTCGATGACGAAGAAGTTTTGGCCGCGCTCGACGAGGTGCGAGCCTGA
- a CDS encoding cytochrome c biogenesis protein CcdA, whose product MLLSVAADRVQDGSLLVAAAIAFAAGVVSFLSPCVLPLVPAYLSYTTGMSAAEMCGSAEAPRTGDAIRRVLLGTLGFVAGTALVFVSFGALFGSFGDAMARHAVGLSQIFGVVTIILGLLLAGVLSRVSFLNRDVRIHKLPGKGLWAAPLLGVTFALGWTPCIGPTLGVVLGLAASSDQASAARGAALSSIYCLGLGLPLLITGLAFDRAMSAFAVVKRHYQGIMQVSGGMLVVLGVLQVTGVWAQWMGELQTRFGGASLPL is encoded by the coding sequence ATGCTGTTGTCCGTAGCGGCAGATCGGGTGCAGGACGGCTCCCTCTTGGTGGCCGCGGCCATCGCCTTCGCCGCCGGCGTGGTTTCGTTCCTGTCGCCGTGCGTGCTCCCGTTGGTGCCGGCATACCTCTCCTATACAACGGGGATGTCGGCGGCCGAGATGTGTGGCAGCGCTGAGGCCCCTCGTACCGGTGACGCGATTCGTCGGGTCCTGCTCGGCACGTTGGGCTTCGTGGCCGGTACCGCGTTGGTGTTCGTGTCCTTCGGTGCGCTGTTCGGGAGCTTCGGCGATGCCATGGCCCGTCACGCCGTCGGGCTCAGCCAGATCTTCGGCGTGGTTACGATCATCTTGGGGTTGCTGCTGGCCGGCGTGCTCAGCCGGGTGTCGTTCCTCAACCGCGACGTCCGCATCCACAAGTTGCCGGGTAAGGGCCTGTGGGCCGCGCCGCTGCTCGGGGTCACCTTCGCGCTGGGTTGGACCCCGTGCATCGGACCGACCCTCGGCGTGGTGTTGGGACTGGCCGCTTCGAGTGATCAGGCCTCGGCGGCCCGGGGTGCCGCGTTGTCGTCCATCTACTGCTTGGGTCTGGGCCTGCCGCTGCTCATCACCGGCCTCGCCTTCGACCGGGCCATGTCGGCCTTTGCCGTGGTGAAGCGTCACTACCAGGGGATCATGCAGGTGAGCGGCGGGATGCTGGTGGTGCTCGGGGTCCTCCAGGTGACCGGGGTGTGGGCCCAGTGGATGGGTGAGCTCCAGACCCGATTCGGCGGGGCGTCCCTTCCTCTCTGA
- a CDS encoding copper chaperone PCu(A)C, which translates to MNVKSRITTGSAAVLLGAGLLLAGCGSDDNASDDTTTTVAEATTTTTTEAATTTAPAGELTIDGAWARTSPSATTKGAIYLQINNGTDTDDALLDASVDAAVAGKVEIHETKMAGGDTTGGGMMEMAEVDEIPVPAGETVSLEPGGFHIMLMDLVAPLETGSTIEVTLTFENAGEVVVEAEVRDTAP; encoded by the coding sequence ATGAACGTCAAGTCCCGCATCACCACCGGTTCCGCCGCAGTTCTGCTGGGGGCCGGTCTCCTGCTCGCTGGCTGTGGCAGCGACGACAACGCCTCCGACGACACGACCACCACCGTGGCCGAGGCCACCACCACCACCACCACCGAAGCGGCCACCACCACCGCTCCGGCCGGTGAGTTGACCATCGACGGGGCCTGGGCCCGGACATCGCCATCGGCTACCACCAAGGGCGCGATCTACCTCCAGATCAACAACGGCACTGACACCGATGATGCGTTGCTCGATGCATCGGTAGACGCCGCGGTGGCCGGCAAGGTCGAGATCCACGAGACCAAGATGGCCGGGGGTGACACCACGGGCGGCGGCATGATGGAGATGGCCGAGGTCGACGAGATCCCGGTACCGGCCGGTGAGACCGTCAGCCTCGAACCGGGTGGCTTCCACATCATGCTGATGGATCTGGTCGCACCGTTGGAGACAGGGTCGACCATCGAGGTGACCCTCACCTTCGAGAACGCCGGCGAGGTCGTGGTGGAGGCCGAGGTCCGTGACACCGCACCCTGA
- a CDS encoding SCO family protein: protein MNAGRSLRRLGLMVAVLVASVVLISCGDDGSGDGSLSLAGVVRTPALDVSTVTLPNASDPATPVTMKADAGGLMLVYFGYTSCPDICPTTMSDMSVAMGDLSDERAERVSVAMVTVDPDRDSGEVLDAYLGHFFERTVSLRTEDPAELLDATNAFGVQFEVADHQAGDDAYEVSHTAVTYVVDDTGTVVVEWPFGFESADMTADLNAIFDRADAA from the coding sequence ATGAATGCGGGACGATCGCTACGTCGGCTGGGTTTGATGGTTGCGGTTCTGGTCGCCTCGGTTGTGCTCATCTCCTGTGGGGACGACGGGAGCGGCGATGGTTCCCTATCCCTGGCCGGAGTAGTTCGCACTCCGGCATTGGATGTCTCGACCGTGACGTTGCCCAACGCCTCCGATCCGGCCACGCCGGTCACCATGAAGGCCGATGCGGGCGGGTTGATGCTGGTGTATTTCGGCTACACCTCCTGCCCCGACATCTGCCCCACCACCATGAGCGACATGAGCGTCGCCATGGGTGACCTGAGCGATGAACGAGCTGAGCGCGTCTCCGTCGCCATGGTCACCGTCGATCCCGACCGCGACAGTGGCGAGGTGCTCGACGCCTACCTCGGGCACTTCTTCGAGCGGACCGTGAGCCTCCGCACCGAGGATCCCGCCGAGCTTCTGGACGCCACGAACGCCTTCGGGGTGCAGTTCGAGGTGGCCGACCACCAAGCAGGTGACGACGCCTACGAGGTGTCGCACACCGCGGTCACCTACGTGGTCGACGACACCGGGACGGTGGTCGTCGAGTGGCCCTTCGGGTTCGAGAGCGCCGACATGACCGCTGATCTGAACGCCATCTTCGACCGGGCCGACGCGGCCTGA